From a single Podarcis raffonei isolate rPodRaf1 chromosome 10, rPodRaf1.pri, whole genome shotgun sequence genomic region:
- the NFAM1 gene encoding NFAT activation molecule 1: MASSLYTVITLLWTLQDGGTLHVYNGGLIKIAFANEEINALCKTNVMYKPDYTKFILSYYRIDSESKEITVMQSLQSVEIPPGRENKSETLYYPFKIKPFMHSSVSGTYYCKALWILKNQVRRGNGTFILFREKGYTEPPLTMWVCLITITIILTVASIMGTVLLFWKREWRQIKKCPAQRPVPPHTSGSSEPPEPSYVELGPREPDVYFAINKSTDSPLHKKVPAVKVSRQITQEITDVYENNTADLYENI; this comes from the exons ATGGCCTCCAGTCTATATACTGTTATCACACTTCTCTGGACTCTTCAAGATGGTG GGACTCTCCACGTGTATAATGGCGGTCTAATCAAGATTGCTTTTGCCAATGAAGAAATTAATGCACTCTGCAAAACAAACGTAATGTATAAACCAGATTATACAAAATTCATCCTTAGCTATTATCGGATTGACTCAGAAAGCAAGGAGATCACAGTCATGCAATCTCTACAGTCTGTGGAAATTCCTCCCGGTCGTGAGAACAAGTCAGAGACATTATATTATCCATTTAAAATAAAGCCTTTTATGCATTCCTCTGTTTCTGGTACCTACTACTGCAAAGCTCTTTGGATACTTAAAAACCAAGTAAGAAGGGGAAATGGGACATTTATCCTTTTCAGAG AAAAAGGATATACAGAGCCCCCTCTTACCATGTGGGTGTGCCTTATCACCATCACCATTATTTTGACTGTTGCAAGCATCATGGGAACTGTCCTGCTGTTCTGGAAGAGAGAG TGGAGACAGATCAAGAAGTGCCCTGCTCAGAGGCCAGTCCCTCCACACACTTCAGGCAGCTCAGAACCTCCAGAGCCCTCATATGTT GAATTAGGACCCCGGGAACCCGATGTCTATTTTGCCATTAATAAAAGTACAGATAGTCCATTGCACAAAAAGGTGCCAGCAGTCAAG GTGTCTCGACAGATAACGCAAGAAATCACAGATGTGTATGAGAACAATACAGCAGATTTGTATGAGAACATCTAA